TTTCACGTAAACATATTGTTTTgactgtttattttcatatagaGCACAATATCTATTGTTATGTACTTTCTATACACAGGACGTTTctgcctctttgtgtttgtgacgGAGATGCATTTTCTCATGTGAAAGCGCCAGCGAGACAGAGGGAAAATCATTTTCCAGACTTCCTCATTGCTAAGCAACATTGCCACCTGCTGTTAAATAGGGACGGTCTGGCTGACAGTCTCAGTCTGAAAGTAATCAAGATGAACATTGACGGGCTTCTAACTGTTGATCTATAAAGGCTGAACGTATTCTCTCTCTGCATGGGATGCCTGAGGACCTTTTTGGCCAGTTTCTGGTCTGTGCAGGTCCTTTCTAAAACTGAACTAAATCCCAGGAAGGATTGGAGCTGATTTTCTACTAAAGTGAAATTTTGTCTGTAGCGAAGTCAGACTCTGCCTTTACACATGGTATTGTCACTATTCACCCAGACTGATTACTGGACGATCATAAAAGTTAGATGGACTGATGGATGGATATCACCTGAAAAGATAATTTGACcaataatctaaaatgaaacTTACTGCAGTGGCCATTTggggattttgtttttgttcatattaTCACTTAAGTTTCTGTGACCATCAACACTATTCAAATAATTTTTGCATCAAATGATGAGACACCCTGTGAATGTGTTCCCCCAGAAGGGTGGAGAGTGCTTTCAGCCTTATCTATAAGGCTCAGTAAGGTAGTTTAAAGACGAATTAGGCTTCTGTTTTCAGTCCGATGTCTTATTGTAACACGCATTAATGAGTGACACAGGTCACAGGGGGACTTCCCTCAGGGGAGCGCAGTGTGTCTCAGAGGGATGTGCAGGCTAACCGCTGCCCAGGCTGGGCTTCCGGCCCCGGGGCAGCAGAGTCTGCCGGTACCCCTCACACCCTTCAGCACCACCACTATCAGCCCCACTCCAGACACTGTGCCAGGATACTGTGGTGACACAACCCTGGGCCTCTGTTCCTCCCTTGTCAACAAGACTGATggatgcagagaggagaaaagaagaggacaAGAGGACTCATTGATATTAAAGGTTACTTCTACTTCTGTGTGAGGGCTGACTTTTTTTGGGGGAGTGGATTAATTGAAAATACAGAATGGAATGAAAGGTTGAGCACAAAAAAAGGGGTGAATGAgcagaaaatgacaaagagtAGCTTCaagtgatttattttcatatcaGTAATTGTCATTTTCTAGGAATTAAACTGCATTTGAAAGGTTGACCATCATCCAGCACTGCTCAGAAAATATTTCTCAGACACAAAAATGTGAGTGATCAACGTGTCCACTCTAAATAGACCCACTGCAGGCTTTACCAGCTATATTCAgttaaaatgcagcttttttctGATTCTACAATATGATCCAGATCCACCAGGGGGCAGAACATGGAGCTTATTAACCTTTCAACCTTGTATTGTTGTCTCCAgtaatacaacacacacacacactatcaaaTGAGAAAGCTGATATGTATAATTGCTTGTATGGTTGATTGATCTTGATTACTTActgtctactgtgtgtgtgtgagtgtgtgtatgtgtgtgtgtgtgtatgtgtgtgtgtttgtatgtgtgtgtgtaagcatatgtaagacagagaaaaggggaaaaggaGCTTGTGGCTGCATAACAATAATTAAGGCGGCACGATCAAGCCATCTTAATTGGACgccattttatttctattgtgCACTTGTTTTAATGAAGTCATGCACATCATGCACCTCCTTATCTGCTGAGagggtcactgtgtgtgtgtctgtgtgtgtatctgtgtgtgtgtgtgtaaaagtgtccACATGAATACAGGCATGTCCCAGAGTGTATAAGTAGTGTATGTGAAATACCGTGACTGGTCGggagtctgtgtctgtgtgtttgtgtgtgtggatcagaGCCCGCCGAGCCGCCCTCACAGGTTAATATTAGTCACCCTGCTTGTTGGAGAGACTGGCAGCTCATCGTGAACGCTGCTAAAATAGGTGCagccatttacacacacagtaagacacacactcactgatcatccccacacactcacacagacacagacacacagacaagcatCACACGTGCACAGTCAAACTCAGCACTCACACACCATCTCTAAACTCCCAGAAAAGCCTTTGTGAagcacagccagagagagagagagagagacacccgCCTGGCGCCAACTCCAAAAAGCAGGtgaggctgagtgtgtgtgacttgatAGTGGCGTGGGCAGAGGGCGGTTTCGTGGTATGACAACAGGGTAAAACGGTCAGCATCAGTGTGTCAGACCTGGGAAAGTATGAGCAAGGTAAGGTGAGAAAATGGCTTCTCCAAAACTGGGCTTCTCTTTGTTTAGTGTCCAACCGTGAGCTTTGGCTTTGACTCTATATTAATACTGCTGGAGGGTGAGCATGGGGGCCTGTGGGTAGACAGAAATGGGTTTTAAAAAACCCTATCAGCTCTCTGTCACATGAGCAACATGGTGATGAAGTCTGAATATAAGGAGCTGTGTGTTACCCGACAGCCCCCTGCAGGGTCACTATGACCTCTCAGCTTCACCAAAtcagacattttctctctttacatCATCTGACCTTAAATACATGTGACAGCTTGTAGTATAATGGAGCTAAGGCAGGTGGGTCAATCTTGTTTCATCTTTATCATGCTGTATGTGAATGTCATTACAATAAAATTTATTACAACAACTTCTataagcagattttttttgtttcactgtgacaGAGTAACGGTATAAATGTGGTTTTTGCAAAAGagaagaattatttttttttatatgttttcctctttaatctATTAGCTGCCATCTGTATGTAGCCGGTGAGTGACATGAAAGCTTCTCTAAGTAGAGTGATGTCCACCCAGTGACTAAAACATCCAACAAATAGAAAGCCGATGCAAAACTATGAGTGACATGATTATTATTGCAGTTTAGCACACGTTCCTGTGGGAACTGTCATTGTTATATCTTTAGGATGCTCCTCCAAAGTTCCTGGGTCTTGTCTTCATCTCCACCCTCTTGAAGGAGTAGCGTTCTCCGGTTCGTCCGTCTGTCAGGATGTACCACGTCCCCCAGTAAATACCATTGGTCACCCCGCTGTAGCGCCCACGGTAATACCGCCCATTCAGGTTTGCTGCCAGGCAGGCATCGAACCACCAACCTGCCCCGTAGTACTGACCACAGTTTCCGGCTGCATAACGGTCATGGTCTCGGTCAGTAGTGCTGAAGGACCTGCCGTCGTGGTTGTAACGTTTGCTGTAGCTCAGTGCATTTCCTGCATCACCAGAATACTCCCGAGCTGTTAGACGGTACctggaagaaagagaaataacaTGTGACACATTTGAGAGGGTTGTGTGTAACatccaagtgtgtgtgctgagggaCCAAGTGGATagaaacaaaacatacacatacaccaCCACCAATCCTATAGGTATGATACCACAATCAGACCAATTAAGTTTGAAGATTTAAGAGATTAAAGATTTTAGAGCTAATTCCACCCATCTagcagaaagtgtgtgtttgtgcgtctgcAGTGTGTTTCACCTCTGTGCCTCTGAGGCCACTTTGAAGTTGTTGTAGGTAGCATGGCGCTTCTGCTGGTGCCAGTCCTCCAGCTCGATGCGGAGTTGGTGTTGGCCTGTGGAGGTGAGGGCGTGCAGGGCTGCGTTCCCCAGCCAGTGCTCTCCCTGCGGACTGCCAAAGCCCTCCCGGTATTCCTGCCATGTCCTGTTGAAGTCCAGAGAGCCGTCCCACCGATTCTGGATCATCGTCCACCCACCGCCCGCCGTCTGCATGTCACATTTAGCCTGAACCAAAACAAAGACTTCGATATTATGAGGCCGAGATTTTAGAGATCCACAGATAGCACAGACATCTGTacaagaagaggagaagggtgGGGGTCCGTCTGTGTGTTTCACCTGTGAGGTGAATCTGACATACCTCCAATGCTGGCCTGTGCAGGTCAGGCTGGATCGTGTAGATTCCATCCTCTTTGATCCCAAGCCTGTAAATCTCTGCACAGTCCTGAGGATGTAACCTCTCCAAGGGGGGAACTGATAACCGCACACagtacatatttttttcaattcattaATCAACAACAAGTACATCACGCGGTCGCTACTGATGCCCTCACCTGTGGGTGGATATTGTGTGATGCTCTTCAGGAAAAGCAGCAggtctttctccccctctcttcccaCGGCTGCACTCTCTGTCAACCCCGGCAAAGATCAGGTTATCAGTAAGACACATCACGCTGTTGTCAGGGGTTGAAAATAGAAGCTTTGTCTTTAGATACTACACACAGGGGTCCCAGTTTGTATGATGACTCTTTAAGGCCCCTTCACATCTTGAGCCATGCagtatgtgtatctgtgtgtgcatgtacacagGGTTTGTCTCATCTTTGTCAGTGCAGTTAAATTCCTATGCACTCACCTATGACCGACACTTAGCAGGCCTCATTGAGAGTCTGTTTACTATGTGTGGGGGAGTGACTGCGCTGGCATTTGTccgtgtccgtgtgtgtgtgtgtgtgtgtgtgctgcagaggtGGGGGATATAAATGTGTACTACTTACCCAGTCGTTTGGCCATCGCTCCAAGGGCCTGGCTGTGACAGTGGAGGTCACACTCTGTCAGTACAGCTGCCATTAGTGCCAGGATGGCCCCCAGAGAGTTGCTCTCCTGGCCCCCCTGACTCCAGGGGCCCGCTGTTTCCTGGAGAGAGCGCATGCAGCGCTGCAGCTGAACGAGACGCTCTTTGACACCACCGGTCTGCAAAGACGGTGTTCACAGGTACTTCTTAAAAGACATTGTCAGCAATCAATCACGAGTAAACTTCCAAATCGTCTTTATTCATCATGGTTTCATATCTCACAGCTCAGTGGCAGGCTTTGTGTCACACTCAATCTGTCTCTTACACTTACATCAGCCATTGTAATCACGTCCCTCACACACCTGTTGCTGCATGAGCTCAGCACAGCGATATgatgaggacatttttaaagcagATCTAATTTTATCCCTTCTTTGATTGCTGACCGTCAATGCTCCGTGGCTGTTAGGTGGTGCCAAGTTTAGTGTGCCGACTGTCCCATGAGAAAGGGCCTGCTGGCCTGTGCCCGATAGTACACTGCTCAGTCTCCTTGGCACACGTGCATTACCAGACAGAGTCAGCTCTACTTCAACATGATCATGTAGACCTCATTGTTGGCTGAGAAATATCTGATTAAAAGTTGCATTATTTGGTTTTTAGTTTCTCATTTTTGTAAGTTAGAAACAATAAGTCTCATTTGGAAAAGTAAAGCACCCGACTGACCACCCACTAAACTATACGTGATGCCACTTACCTTAGGCTGAGCCTGGGGGAAATCATGCCTGTGATCCACCCTACGAGGAACATCTGAGATGGCTGGAAGTGAAACCCTCATCCTGCAGGCTGTTGTCCCAGTTTGACCCTCACAGGCCTCAGAACCCACTCCTGCTCCCATCCCAGGCTGGATGGGTGCAGCCACCAGACTGTCCCTGCAGGGAGGGAGTGTGCAGGCCGGAGATGCATCTGAGGACAGCAGTGCTCCCACATACAGAGACATTAGAGGGAGCAAACCGAGAAAACCGAATGGAATCATGGGAAAATGCACCAAATGCAGGCTTGTCCTGACCTTTGTCTTAAACTCTTGAGCAGTGGTTCCTCCTGGAGGAAAACCTCCGTCCTGCGAATTGTAAGTTATTCGTCCTTTTGTTGTTGATGATTCTCAGCAAACTTCCACTTCCCTTTCCTTTCTGTCTCAATAACTGCCTCTTCAGGTGGAAAGCGTTCgtcctttttgtttaaatcGTTCTATTGTTGTCCTCGTCTGTCTTGCTTTCTACTCTTTACGTTtctttcatcctcttcttcttcctttgtttttttcctcacttcatCTCACTCACGgccctcttctttctcctgctctctgtctctgttagTGAGGTTGCTTTGGCTCAGATTCCTAGATAACTGCGGCACTCTTTGCTGTCTGACACGGGCTAATGCACCCACCccctgatgcacacacacacacacacacacacacacacacactgtccatcTTAACtcatctcattctctctctctcactctctctcttagACTCCCACACAGCCACACATAGTGGTGCatgtttacacacacgcacacacacacacacacaaaatgtgccTAGAAATCCTGCTCTGTCTTGAACACATGCAGTGTAACATTACACACATATAAACCACTCTTGGacctttttttaatgctgtcaATGAGCTCTGCACCTGCTTCTGTGAATGTACCTGTCTCACATGCTGTATGTTCATGTTAGAATTTTTTATTCCTCTTAAGACTCCCAGGCCCATTCTGGACTGACTCTAACCTCCTCTTATCCTTACACATCAACGTGCATACGCGGCAATGTTTGTAGAGATGAAAATGCAGCAGATGCTCAAAGTATGTGGCTCCTTCGCTCCTGTGTACCATTTTGTCACTCACGTccttttgtgttgcagtgtttgtgtttacaaaCTGAGTTCCGAAGAGGTCATAAAAACTCCACGTTCAATGGGAGCGAGAGGGCAGGAATTCCTCTATAAACACCAGTCATCAGGACTCTGCAGAGGCACACTCCCACTAACaaggagcacaaacacacacatgtagacacgCTTATACATGAACATGGAGCAGGATGAAATCAAGATGAGATCTCTGGTAGACTCAGTATTTTTTTCAGGCGAAAAAATTACAGTCTGTGAGTTTAGATGAAGATGTTTAAGACTCAAAGTGGAGTCAAGATTTGCAAGAATTTAGTGTTAAAttcaaacacttttcttttggCACATAATCATTTTAAGCTTCTGTCAGTTTAATGCTGAGAACATGGTGAACAATAAGATCTCCATAAGATCAGATGCTGCTCTTCAGAATTTCTCCAAATGTAAttctatgttttattttgtatttatttattggtcaACAGATCAATGGTGAATCACTATAAAGGGCTTATACGGTTAATTTTCATCTCTTGCCTCAGGCCATATGTTTAAAAGGTACCCTAAAAGTAGAATAAAACAGTAAACCTTATGAAGTGAATATCTATGATATAATAGATATCATGCACAAGATAATACAGCACACATTCACCTATATATAatgccacagaaaaaaaacactatataTGACTATTGTGAGATAATTCAGAATAGTTTAATTTAGCTGCATCTGaattaatgaaaacatgttaaTAGTGAGTATATTTGTCTTATAACTCACATTCAAGTTTAGAAAATTGATTTCTGTAAACTGAAGGCATGTAGTGGTATAATACCTGACAGACATGCAGCAGTTGTGACACATTTTCCGATGTTATGAATACAGTTGTTAAAAGTATCTGGCATCTATTATCTCTCACTACCcatatattatatttctttaaGAACATGCTTTAAAGTCTGTCTGTGGTATTCAGCTGTGAGTTTTTGCAGTAAGTtgcattgttttatatttttgtatttagatgTTATATCACATACTTGTCATAAAGTTCTGAGAGCAGACTTAAACTTtctgtcaatgtgtgtgtgtgtatatgtgtatttatatcTAATTTAATACACTTAATCTCATGGACTAACGGTCTGCAGGCGGGCTGTAAAGGTCGACCTGCTTTCCCATCTTAGTATGAttctgcagcagtgtgtttttgtgtttaggGGACAAAGACAGTCTATCAGGCATCACAGAAGCAGATCACTCATCTATCTTTGACCTCTACACTTTGTCAGCACAATATCAACACCACAAAGTGCTGCAGAACTCCGAAACTTAACTGTTAGCTAATGTCAGGGACCACCGCTTCACCTCATTCGTTCATTCAAAATGAGTCGACACTGTCCTCTGGTGGAGGATCATCACAGCTCTCCATTTTGACTATGACGTGCACTGAACCTTATCTTTATCATAAAGGCAAAAAAGCATCAGAGTTGATTAAAGGAAGAAGGTGAATTGGTATCCACACACATGACGTCCCAAGGTTCAGTAGAAGGGAGATCAGAGAGGTGACAAGAGCCCTACTGATGTATGGACTCTTCTGCAAAAGTCAAGTAATCTGTTCTGTTCTCAGCTGGGCCTCGTCTACTGCTAAGCCATATCTTGGGCAACTACTCTTTTCATCATAACATTGAGtgaactccatctgctgatgaagatgattgTTGAtgtgatcaaaagctccagaaaggctactaaatggaccttgacACTGTTTTCTTAATTGATGTTACTAAGGTCAAGAAAGACCTTTGAACCAAAGCTTTTGAAGCTCAAGAGGCCGATTTGACACATGAGGTTAATTTTACTGGTCATGGAGTTTGCTCAGCCAAAGTCTcagaaaataaccctgatgatgtcgGGATTGTCTCAACGTGGACTCAGGAGTTAAACTGTTCACAGAAAAACCTTTGTTTCAACTGGGGGTGATGGGTTTGAAAGAAGTGAATGGAGCTGTAAAGACGTGGATatttcagcctctgctgctttgattttaaccattcttttgtttttaatctcttttctGTGAGCCCCCAAAGAGAATGAAATACTACATTTCTGCAGTACCCCTTCAACATGTGCAGGGACCCAACAAACCTGAACCTCAATACCAGTCTGTAATCTTAACAACATGCTATGCTGTGACGTCCAAAAGTCTGAGACtacattgaaaatatttttcacatgaACCTGGAAACAATCAAAAAGTTTcaggattcagaaacatttgaaagCACAAGCCGTTATGGCATGTAAAATGAagaataaatatttaacattccGCCATATTTCTAGCAATGAAATGTGACCAAATTTTCGGCATTAAGCAACATCACTCAATTCTTTCCATTGAATCACACCTCCAGATGACACTCATGTGGATTTGATCTACTTCCCCTTTTGGATAAAAGGGTTACGTTGGTCAGTGCTACTAGAAATAGTGTAGGTTCTGAAATGTTTCCACATTTTACATGTCATAATACCTTGTGTTTTAGCtgtttctgaatcctcaaactGTATGATTATTTCCACGTTTATGTGAaaaatattattgtattttcattgtGGTCTCAGACTTAAAAACGACTGAAAACTGCAGCTGATGTGGGTGTAATATTTATCTAACAGTTCTCAAAGATATAACTCATTACCTCTGCAGAGATAATGCAGCTTGTTTGGTCCataataaatattcatgtcGTGAGTGGGCGGGGACTATTGATGAGCTGCGTCTGACGTAAGACGCAGGCGTTGTtttggaggaggaagtgaaaggGGAACAGAGAAGCTGGGGGTAGCAGTTAGATAGCTCGCTGGCAGGCAACCCTTAAAGCAAAGTGCCAAATTTTACGTACCAGGTGTAGACAGCCTGCCTCGTCGTTTTACGACAGGGTTTTTGTAAGTGTTCACGCAAAGGGCAACACATTTTTCTAAGAATTTGAAGCGCAGTTTTACCATATTAACGCTAGCTAACGAGTTCAGTACCAgcgagctagctagctaacgtaaCGCCTAGTTAACGCTAACTGTCCTGAACAATAACAGCTAGTTAGCTCGCTGCCAGCTCGGTTCCCGTCAAGAAGTCTTTGCTCCGGTGTGTCACAAGTTGAAAGTAAGTTCTTGCGACGACAactgtttgttcatgtgtgtgataTTTGCTCGCTCGTTAGTTCGTTCAGTGTCCCATTAACGTCAACGCTAGAACAGCTAACGGTGGTGCAATGTTTTTTTCGAGAGGCTGGTTGGCAAAAACAAGGCCGGCCTGTGGCTCCTCTGGGTCGGATCCAGCAAGGAAGGAGAACCGAGGAGATGAGGTCTTTCGGTCGGTCAAAGCTTCGTAATATGATGTCCCCTCCTGCTAAATGTTGACGGAAGGGATGCtgatttactttgatttttaattgCCGTTCATGCATACAGGAAGGGTGCGGGGCACACTCAGCCTTTCACCTCAAAACTGCTAATTTATAGATGGAAGGATGGTTTAATCAAATGTCGAGGTGGGTTTTGGTAACATGTCTTGATGGTGACaagtagttgtgtgtgtgtgtgtgtgtgtgtgtgtgtgtgtgtgtgtgtgtatatatatatatatatatatctcgGTAGGCTGTATGAGAGAAATGCCCTGTGTCTGTGCCCTAGTGTCGCCAGGCTGACGGACTATTTCAGAGTAGGTTTTGTTTCGGTTGTGACTCAAACGTCACGCAGGTACATATCCATTAGATCACAGCTAGTTCATTTAATCATGTGATGTGGCTACAACGCCCAATAATTGGGCTTACTGTCTGGGATGAAGTGTAACTTAGAAATCTATTGCCTGTATTTCTTCTTTACTCAACTACAAATGTTGTCAGATGCTTCAAACTTGTACTTATTACATGAGATTCAGAGTGTGAGGACTGAAACATGTTATTGCTCTCTGATTTTGGTTTTAATGACTATCTGCCGTTCTTTGAATATAGTTGTTCAGCACAACTTGTGTTCATGTGGACTTGTCATGGTTAAAATGCCTGAAATTTTTCTACAGTTGACATTGTAGCATACACAGCTGCATCTAATTTTACGCTGCACAGTGTACCTTCCCATTTGTTCTGCTGTACTGTTCACTGTTTTTAGTCGAATGCCTTGATATGTCTGTAGGCAAAACAGTTGTTTTTCCCATTAATGTAATCCTGAATTTACGGCATCAGAGGGTTAAAGTGCATTACTAAGTATAAGAGTAGGTAAAACATccttaaattaattattttaaacagGTTTTGCTGCGCATGATTTTGCACTCAGCTTTCTAACACTGTAGTATAGCACTTAATTCACatattttgatttagttttttttcattctgtcattACACTTGGTTATGACTGTGCTGACTTTACCCTTTTTGTCAAGCCTGGGCCACAGGATCTTAATCAAATGGTCACTCGCCAATGTGCACCAAGATGCACATTACATAGCgaagcaggaaatgtaaagATGGCTGAACATCACGACGAGTGGAGATGGGTCTGAGCATTGAGAAACATCTGAACTCCGTCTTCCAAATCTATATTTAGTCCagactgtttgtgtctgtgggtgtgcaTGCATAATCCATATCAAAGGTGATCTGTGAAATCCAGCAGCATGTGCCAGTGATTTACAGGCAAAGGGGGAAATGTGTCCCATCTTTTACTTTAGTCCAGCGCATggttttaaacacacacatttctcaatATGAATACATGAAGAGCTAGATTCTACTATTAGCTAGTGCAGTGATGGGAGACTAACCACGAACAACAGATGAATGAAACACCATAAGTAAAAGCATTTGGCTTGAAAATTGTTGAAAGTAAGTGTAGGTAGCAACAAAATTCACAAATCGGTTGATAGCTATTTTGATGGAGGCACACTaagattaaaacaaatgttaaaacaataGTGATggtactttttttaaatactgcTCTAAACAATTATTTAAGATAATTTGCATATTACATGAACTACCCGTGGCTACTCCAAACCAGCAGCTCTCTAACACAGAATTGGGGCAAACATATACTAGACACAACACATTATGTTATATACATCAATCAGTTTAAACATTAAGGTAGCCCATATGCTACAGTAATGCCATGTCatcttgtgttttcacagacaTGCAGATCGTTAACAACAAAGTTtttacattcactcattcactcaatGGAATCTGCCAGATACTGTtggtgttttaatgtatttctgtTGTCCTGTTTAATACTGACAGAATAAATTAGACCGAACTTCCTGTCAGAGATCATAGTCTGCATTCAGGAGTCGTGtccactgctctgctgtttgCCAGAGGTTAAAGATCTGAGTCGAGTTTCATTGGTGATCATGTGACTGTGTCAGCGCAGTGCTGTTGTTCATGTTGTCAGCTAATCTGGTAGCCACAGGAGTGCTGTGCTCCTTTCATTCAGAAATGACACAAGTGTACTTCTCAGCTGCTGATGGGAActgaagtgtttgtgttttagtgcaGTAGGTTCAGAATTTGGATTTACTTTAAGGCCTCCTGATTGAGTGTCCTTCGAGTCAAAGTTgaggtttttcatttttttgtcttgaaaattaaaagaaaaataataagtaTGTTTTATGATTTTGTTATGCCAAAACCTGTTTGAGTTGGTGGATCGGCATgtataaaatgtcttttgtgcTTTGTGCAGGATGTGTGTTTACTTACGTGAAGAGGTGATCGGAAGTGGTCAGGTTTTCTGTAAAACAGGTTATTGTGCTTCGCTGCAAAATGAAAGGATGAAagtaatcatttgtttttctacaaaTAAGGGACAGAATTgttcattaaacacatttttagttaCAGATTACAAACAATAGCAcactcaaaaatacatttaccaaggctttatttttatgtatacTATGTACTGTGCATAC
This region of Pempheris klunzingeri isolate RE-2024b chromosome 2, fPemKlu1.hap1, whole genome shotgun sequence genomic DNA includes:
- the LOC139207242 gene encoding fibrinogen-like protein 1, translated to MIPFGFLGLLPLMSLYVGALLSSDASPACTLPPCRDSLVAAPIQPGMGAGVGSEACEGQTGTTACRMRVSLPAISDVPRRVDHRHDFPQAQPKTGGVKERLVQLQRCMRSLQETAGPWSQGGQESNSLGAILALMAAVLTECDLHCHSQALGAMAKRLESAAVGREGEKDLLLFLKSITQYPPTVPPLERLHPQDCAEIYRLGIKEDGIYTIQPDLHRPALEAKCDMQTAGGGWTMIQNRWDGSLDFNRTWQEYREGFGSPQGEHWLGNAALHALTSTGQHQLRIELEDWHQQKRHATYNNFKVASEAQRYRLTAREYSGDAGNALSYSKRYNHDGRSFSTTDRDHDRYAAGNCGQYYGAGWWFDACLAANLNGRYYRGRYSGVTNGIYWGTWYILTDGRTGERYSFKRVEMKTRPRNFGGAS